The segment GAGGAAGAAGCAGTAAGTAAACTGTCACCCTACCGTTGGGGTTTAGACGATAAAGTATGGCACTTGTCACAGTAGGGTTTTAGGTCTAATGATAGAGAATGGTTTATAAATCACAAATGTCACAATACTGAAGCATTGTGTATTAATGCTTGTCAAACAGAGGAGAATCCATTATATACGGATGGGCTTGTCGGAGTCAAGTAGATACATGTGGacgagatttagatctagggagATATCGGAGTCATGTAAACGGGGGTTAGGGAGATATCGGAGTCATGTAAACGGGGGTTAGGGAGATATCGGAGTCATGTAAACACATGTAGAGGGGAGTTTGGTAGATGCCGGAGTCTATTGAACACATGCAGATGGTAGTTAGGGGGATGTCGGAGTCTATTGAACACATGCGGACGGGAGTTAGGGAGATGTCGGAGTCTATTGAACACATGTAGACGGGAGTTAGGGAGATGTCGGAGTCTATTGAACACATGTAGACGGGAGTTAGGGAGATGTCGGAGTCTATTGAACACATGTAGACGGGAGTTAGGGAGATGTCGGAGTCTATTGAACACATGTAGACGGAAGTTAGGGAGATGTCGGAGTCTATTGAACACATGCGGACGGGAGTTAGGGAGATGTCGGAGTCTATTGAACACATGTAGACGGGAGTTAGGGAGATGTCGGAGTCTATTGAACACATGCGGACGGGAGTTAGGGAGATGTCGGAGTCTATTGAACACATGTAGACGGAAGTTAGGGAGATGTCGGAGTCTATTGAACACATGTAGACGGGAGTTAGGGAGATGTCGGAGTCTATTGAACACATGTAGACGGGAGTTAGGGAGATGTCGGAGTCTATTGAACACATGCGGATGGAAGTTAGGGGGATGTcggagaagaggcagacagaaaaagcgattggaggacaacattaaagaatggacaggcctgccattgagagaggttctgaacaaggcaaaaaaagggaggaatggagaaagacggtcgacaaatcttgcctggtgccccaacggtccaacagactaagggataggtaaaggtaaaggtaaaaagggTAATTGAGCACATGCGGACAGGAGTTAGAGAGATGTCGGAGTCTATTGAACACATGCGGACGGGAGTTAGGGAGATGTCGGAGTCTATTGAACACATGCGGACGGAAGTTAGGGAGATGTCGGAGTCTATTGAACACATACGGACGGGAGTTAGGGAGATGTCGGAGTCTATTGAACACATGCGGACGGGAATTAGGAAGATATCGGAGTCTATTGAACACATGCGGATGGTAGTTAGGGAGATGTCGGAGTCTATTGAACACATGCGGATGGAAGTTAGGGAGATGTCGGAGTCTATTGAACACATGCGGATGGAAGTTAGGGAGATGTCGGAGTCTATTGAACACATGCGGATGGAAGTTAGGGAGATGTCGGAGTCTATTGAACACATGCGGATGGAAGTTAGGGAGATGTCGGAGTCTATTGAACACATGCGGATGATAGTTAGGGAGATGTCGGAGTCTATTGAACACATGCGGATGGTAGTTAGGGAGATGTCGGAGTCTATTGAACACATGCGGATGGAAGTTAGGGAGATGTCGGAGTCTATTGAACACATGCGGATGGAAGTTAGGGAGATGTCGGAGTCTATTGAACACATGCGGATGGAAGTTAGGGGGATGTCGGAGTCTATTGAACACATGCGGATGGTAGTTAGGGAGATGTCGGAGTCTATTGAACACATGCGGATGGAAGTTAGGGAGATGTCGGAGTCTATTGAACACATGCGGATGGAAGTTAGGGAGATGTCGGAGTCTATTGAACACATGCGGATGGAAGTTAGGGAGATGTCGGAGTCTATTGAACACATGCGGATGGAAGTTAGGGAGATGTCGGAGTCTATTGAACACATGCGGATGGTAGTTAGGGAGATGTCGGAGTCTATTGAACACATGCGGATGGAAGTTAGGGAGATGTCGGAGTCTATTGAACACATGCGGATGGAAGTTAGGGGGATGTCGGAGTCTATTGAACACATG is part of the Biomphalaria glabrata chromosome 2, xgBioGlab47.1, whole genome shotgun sequence genome and harbors:
- the LOC129924713 gene encoding cingulin-like is translated as MSESIEHMRMEVREMSESIEHMRMEVREMSESIEHMRMEVREMSESIEHMRMEVREMSESIEHMRMIVREMSESIEHMRMVVREMSESIEHMRMEVREMSESIEHMRMEVREMSESIEHMRMEVRGMSESIEHMRMVVREMSESIEHMRMEVREMSESIEHMRMEVREMSESIEHMRMEVREMSESIEHMRMEVREMSESIEHMRMVVREMSESIEHMRMEVREMSESIEHMRMEVRGMSESIEHMGMEVRGMSESIEHMRMEVREMSESIEHMRMEVRGMSESIEHMRMEVRGMSESIEHMRMEVREMSESIEHIRMEVRGMSESIEHMRMEVRGMSESIEHM